One genomic region from Proteus vulgaris encodes:
- a CDS encoding FAD-dependent oxidoreductase has product MSQNVYQFIDLNRVEPTKKPLAIRKIEFVEIYEAFSPQQASAQADRCLGCGNPYCEWKCPVHNYIPNWLKLANEGRIIEAAELSHQTNSLPEICGRVCPQDRLCEGACTLNDDFGAVTIGNIERYINDTALAQGWRPDLSHVTMTDKKVAIIGAGPAGLACADVLIRQGVKPVVYDKHPEIGGLLTFGIPSFKLEKSLMIRRRELFSEMGIEFCLNTEIGKDISLNTLITQYDAVFLGLGTYHSLSGHFPNENANGVYSALPYLIGNTRYLMDYDEDPQAPYIDLKDKNVVILGGGDTAMDCVRTAIRQGANKVTCVYRRDESNMPGSKREVKNAKEEGGDFLFNLQPIDIEVDNQNKVVGIRVIKTQSDKTLMPIEGSEHVLSADAVILAFGFKPAHYPWLDENNIEYASSGRIIISDNQEIQNQTTNPKVFAGGDIVRGSDLVVTAIAEGREAAEGILRYLSC; this is encoded by the coding sequence ATGAGTCAGAATGTGTATCAGTTTATCGACTTAAATCGTGTTGAGCCGACCAAAAAGCCATTAGCAATCCGCAAAATTGAATTTGTTGAAATCTATGAAGCTTTTTCACCGCAACAAGCCTCCGCACAAGCCGATCGCTGTTTAGGCTGTGGTAATCCTTATTGTGAATGGAAATGCCCTGTTCATAATTACATTCCTAATTGGCTAAAGCTGGCAAACGAAGGACGTATTATTGAGGCTGCTGAGCTTTCTCATCAAACAAACAGTTTGCCTGAAATCTGTGGTCGTGTTTGTCCTCAAGATAGGCTGTGTGAAGGCGCTTGTACGCTAAATGATGATTTTGGTGCTGTCACAATTGGCAATATTGAACGTTACATCAATGACACCGCTTTAGCACAAGGGTGGCGGCCTGATCTTTCTCACGTCACAATGACCGATAAAAAGGTCGCGATTATCGGTGCCGGTCCTGCAGGTCTTGCCTGTGCAGATGTTCTTATTCGACAAGGTGTGAAACCCGTTGTTTATGATAAACACCCAGAAATAGGAGGATTACTTACGTTTGGGATCCCCTCTTTTAAGCTCGAAAAATCACTGATGATCCGACGCCGTGAATTATTTAGTGAAATGGGTATCGAGTTTTGCCTCAATACAGAAATAGGCAAAGATATCTCCCTAAATACCCTAATAACACAATATGACGCTGTATTTCTAGGATTGGGCACTTATCACAGTTTAAGTGGCCATTTTCCTAATGAAAATGCTAATGGAGTTTATAGCGCACTACCTTATTTAATTGGGAATACACGTTATTTAATGGATTATGATGAAGATCCTCAAGCGCCTTATATCGATCTTAAAGATAAAAATGTGGTGATATTAGGAGGAGGAGATACCGCAATGGACTGTGTACGCACTGCCATTCGACAAGGTGCAAATAAAGTCACTTGTGTTTATCGCCGTGATGAAAGCAATATGCCGGGTTCAAAACGTGAAGTAAAAAATGCCAAAGAAGAAGGTGGAGATTTTTTATTTAATCTTCAACCTATCGATATTGAAGTCGATAATCAAAATAAAGTGGTTGGTATTCGCGTTATTAAAACTCAAAGCGATAAAACATTAATGCCGATTGAAGGAAGTGAACATGTGTTATCTGCTGATGCAGTTATTCTGGCATTTGGTTTTAAACCTGCACATTACCCATGGTTAGATGAAAATAATATTGAATATGCCTCTTCAGGCAGAATTATTATTTCAGATAATCAAGAAATACAAAATCAAACAACAAACCCTAAAGTATTTGCAGGGGGGGATATTGTACGAGGCTCTGATCTTGTTGTTACTGCAATAGCAGAAGGAAGAGAGGCAGCTGAAGGCATATTGCGTTATTTATCATGTTAA
- the sspA gene encoding stringent starvation protein SspA, whose amino-acid sequence MAVAANKRSVMTLFSGPTDIFSHQVRIVLAEKGVSVEIEQVEAGNLPQDLIDLNPYQSVPTLVDRELTLYDSRIIMEYLDERFPHPPLMPVYPVARGSSRLMMHRIEHDWYSLMNTIEKGTEQQANAARKQLAEELLAVSPVFKEYPYFMSEEFSLVDCYLAPLLWRLPVLGVDLSGAGAKDVQIYMQRVFERDSFLASLTEAEREMRLPSRG is encoded by the coding sequence ATGGCTGTCGCTGCCAACAAACGTTCGGTAATGACTTTGTTTTCCGGTCCGACTGATATTTTCAGCCATCAGGTCAGAATTGTCCTAGCGGAGAAAGGTGTCAGTGTTGAAATTGAACAGGTTGAAGCTGGTAATCTTCCACAGGATCTTATCGATCTAAACCCTTACCAAAGTGTACCGACTTTGGTTGATCGTGAGCTGACTCTGTATGATTCACGCATCATCATGGAATACCTTGATGAACGCTTCCCTCATCCTCCTTTAATGCCAGTTTATCCTGTTGCTCGTGGTAGCAGCCGTTTAATGATGCATCGTATCGAGCATGATTGGTATTCTTTAATGAACACCATCGAGAAAGGAACAGAACAGCAAGCAAATGCTGCTCGTAAACAGTTAGCAGAAGAGCTACTGGCTGTATCTCCTGTGTTTAAAGAATATCCTTACTTTATGAGTGAAGAGTTCAGCTTAGTAGATTGCTACCTAGCTCCTCTGTTATGGCGTTTACCAGTACTTGGTGTGGATTTAAGTGGTGCTGGTGCTAAAGATGTACAGATTTATATGCAACGTGTTTTTGAACGTGATTCTTTCCTCGCGTCATTAACCGAAGCAGAGCGTGAGATGCGCTTACCTTCAAGAGGGTAA
- the sspB gene encoding ClpXP protease specificity-enhancing factor has translation MEIMDMSPRRPHLLRAHYDWIIENDLTPHLVVDVNIDGVQVPMEYAHDGQIVLNIASRAVDNLELTPYLVLFSASFGGIPRKVRVPMAAVMAIYARENGAGMMFEPEPAYESGASLQFAEDDSEESDIAPASEGLSLVTDEAVEADTSSPDDDPEPPRPTGRPALRVVK, from the coding sequence ATGGAGATTATGGATATGTCTCCGCGTCGTCCGCATTTATTACGTGCGCATTATGACTGGATCATCGAAAACGATTTAACACCACATTTAGTTGTTGATGTGAATATTGATGGTGTCCAAGTCCCAATGGAATATGCGCATGACGGTCAAATTGTACTAAATATCGCATCCCGTGCAGTAGATAACTTAGAGTTAACGCCGTATCTGGTTTTATTTAGTGCAAGCTTTGGTGGCATACCTCGTAAAGTGCGAGTGCCTATGGCTGCTGTTATGGCTATTTATGCGAGAGAAAACGGTGCGGGAATGATGTTTGAGCCAGAGCCTGCTTATGAATCTGGTGCATCATTACAGTTTGCTGAAGATGATAGTGAAGAGAGCGATATAGCTCCGGCTAGCGAAGGTTTATCTCTCGTCACTGATGAAGCTGTTGAAGCTGATACCTCTTCACCAGATGATGATCCAGAACCACCTCGCCCAACGGGTCGTCCAGCACTGCGCGTTGTGAAATAA
- the dcuC gene encoding C4-dicarboxylate transporter DcuC has translation MVMQLIAVAVIIVTVYLLIKKYETRMVLIGAGLLLCILSLSPLDAFAAFSERMVSSSLIQAICSSMGFAYVMKYTKCDMHLVHVLSKVMTRLGFFLIPATVVVTYFINIAIPSAAGCAAAVGATLIPLLIAARIHPAIAGGAVLCGTIGSMLSPGMSHNAFVANMANMEVVDLIARHSPYSLMAGGIAAVSLAVVALVKKEFKMASVTGDASSSSAQATPEAVRPNYLYATAPFIPLILLILPFFETFSTFKLSVPAAMLIGSIYALFITLTNPAQITKEFFKGMGNAYGDVLGIIIAAAVFAAGLKASGLIDAFINFLTHSPEFARWGGTLGPFLMGIITGSGDAAAFAFNETVTPHAAQFGYEIPDMGMAAALSGALGRTMSPLAGAAIVCAGLANVNPMEIAKRTAPGMIIGVIAVALFML, from the coding sequence ATGGTGATGCAACTTATAGCAGTAGCCGTTATTATCGTAACTGTCTATTTGCTAATAAAAAAATATGAAACCCGAATGGTGCTAATTGGTGCGGGCTTATTACTCTGTATTTTAAGTCTAAGCCCATTAGATGCGTTTGCCGCATTTAGTGAGCGCATGGTGTCTTCATCATTAATTCAAGCAATCTGTTCGAGTATGGGTTTTGCTTATGTTATGAAATACACCAAATGCGACATGCATCTGGTTCATGTTTTATCAAAAGTAATGACTCGTCTGGGCTTCTTCCTTATTCCAGCCACTGTTGTCGTAACTTACTTTATTAATATCGCAATCCCATCAGCAGCAGGTTGTGCGGCTGCGGTAGGTGCAACACTTATTCCATTATTAATCGCAGCACGTATTCACCCAGCTATCGCAGGTGGTGCGGTGTTATGTGGTACTATCGGCTCAATGCTAAGCCCAGGTATGTCGCATAATGCCTTCGTTGCTAACATGGCAAATATGGAAGTGGTTGATTTAATCGCTCGCCATAGCCCATACAGCTTAATGGCTGGTGGTATCGCAGCCGTTTCACTTGCCGTTGTCGCTTTAGTGAAAAAAGAGTTCAAAATGGCTTCTGTTACTGGTGATGCATCATCTTCATCAGCACAAGCAACGCCAGAAGCAGTTCGTCCTAACTACTTATATGCAACAGCACCTTTCATTCCATTAATCCTGTTAATTCTGCCATTCTTCGAGACTTTCAGTACATTTAAACTGTCTGTTCCTGCGGCAATGTTAATCGGTTCTATCTATGCCCTGTTCATCACATTAACTAACCCAGCTCAAATTACGAAAGAGTTCTTTAAAGGTATGGGTAATGCTTATGGTGATGTATTAGGTATCATCATTGCAGCTGCAGTATTCGCAGCAGGTCTGAAAGCATCTGGTTTAATCGACGCGTTCATCAACTTCTTAACTCATTCTCCTGAATTTGCTCGTTGGGGTGGTACTTTAGGGCCATTCTTAATGGGTATTATCACAGGTTCTGGTGACGCAGCAGCATTCGCATTCAACGAAACAGTAACACCTCATGCTGCACAATTCGGTTATGAAATCCCTGATATGGGTATGGCAGCGGCATTATCTGGCGCGTTAGGTCGTACTATGTCACCACTAGCAGGTGCAGCAATTGTTTGTGCTGGCCTTGCAAATGTTAACCCTATGGAAATCGCAAAACGTACTGCACCAGGTATGATTATCGGCGTCATCGCTGTTGCGTTATTCATGTTATAA
- the zapE gene encoding cell division protein ZapE: MTVSTPLSLYEAALKQGDYQPDDVQRKTVLHLQQIYHALLKETPPEKNSLTQRLFGRIRTKKQIVAPERGLYMWGGVGRGKTWLMDMFYQSLPTERKLRLHFHRFMLRVQEELKNLQGHENPLEIIADGFKAQTDVLCFDEFFVSDITDAMILGTLLEALFARGITLVATSNIPPDELYRNGLQRSRFLPAIEQIKHHCDILNVDAGIDYRLRTLTQAHLFLSPLNDENRQEMDRIFMHLATSEPQVDCTLTINHRPMKARKASNGVLAVNFSTLCMEPRSQLDYIELSKHYHSVLLYDMQQMGTLNEDAARRFLALVDEFYERKVKLIINANVEMHEIYQGDFLRFEYQRCLSRLQEMQSEEYLVQPHLA, translated from the coding sequence ATGACTGTTAGTACGCCGTTATCACTTTATGAAGCCGCATTGAAGCAAGGTGATTATCAACCTGATGATGTTCAGAGAAAAACGGTTCTCCACCTTCAACAGATATACCATGCATTATTAAAAGAGACTCCACCAGAAAAAAATTCGCTAACACAGCGATTATTCGGGCGAATTCGCACAAAAAAACAGATTGTTGCACCAGAACGTGGTTTATATATGTGGGGCGGTGTTGGACGAGGTAAAACATGGTTGATGGATATGTTTTATCAAAGCTTGCCAACAGAGCGAAAACTTCGCTTACACTTCCATCGCTTTATGTTACGTGTTCAAGAAGAGCTAAAAAACTTACAAGGGCATGAAAATCCGTTAGAAATTATTGCTGATGGGTTTAAAGCACAAACCGATGTGCTCTGTTTTGATGAATTTTTCGTTTCTGATATTACTGATGCCATGATTTTAGGTACCTTGCTTGAAGCGTTATTTGCCAGAGGTATCACACTGGTGGCAACCTCAAATATTCCACCTGATGAGCTTTATCGTAATGGATTACAACGTTCTCGTTTTTTACCTGCAATAGAACAAATCAAACACCATTGTGACATTTTAAATGTGGATGCAGGCATTGATTACCGTCTTAGAACATTAACGCAAGCGCATCTTTTTTTATCTCCACTTAACGATGAAAATCGTCAGGAGATGGATAGAATTTTCATGCATTTGGCAACCAGTGAGCCACAAGTTGATTGTACCTTAACCATTAATCATCGCCCTATGAAAGCAAGAAAAGCATCTAATGGTGTGCTCGCTGTTAATTTTTCAACCTTGTGTATGGAACCGCGTAGCCAGCTTGATTACATTGAACTTTCTAAGCATTACCACTCTGTTTTGTTATATGACATGCAACAAATGGGAACATTAAATGAAGATGCTGCGCGTCGGTTTCTAGCGCTTGTTGATGAATTTTATGAGCGCAAGGTGAAACTCATTATTAATGCAAATGTAGAAATGCACGAGATTTACCAAGGTGATTTTTTACGTTTTGAATATCAACGTTGCCTATCTCGTTTACAAGAGATGCAAAGTGAAGAATATTTAGTACAACCTCACCTCGCTTAA
- the zapG gene encoding Z-ring associated protein ZapG, whose protein sequence is MVWVYALIGLVVGLIIGALAMRYGNSTLRQQDAIKAELDTKKEELDTYRNELVSHFARSAELLDNMARDYRQLYQHMAKSSNELMPDMPAQENPFNYRLSESEAANDQSPIKMPPRDYSEGASGLFRPTEKKDS, encoded by the coding sequence ATGGTTTGGGTTTATGCACTGATTGGATTAGTTGTCGGTCTTATTATCGGCGCACTTGCAATGCGTTACGGTAACAGCACCCTTCGCCAACAAGATGCTATCAAAGCAGAGTTAGACACGAAAAAAGAAGAACTTGATACTTATCGCAATGAACTTGTCAGCCACTTTGCTAGAAGTGCTGAACTATTAGATAACATGGCGAGAGATTACCGTCAGCTTTATCAACATATGGCAAAAAGCTCTAATGAGCTCATGCCTGATATGCCTGCTCAAGAAAATCCATTTAATTACCGATTAAGTGAGTCAGAAGCGGCTAATGATCAATCTCCAATAAAAATGCCACCTCGTGATTACTCCGAAGGGGCATCTGGATTGTTCAGACCCACAGAGAAAAAAGACAGTTAA
- a CDS encoding amidohydrolase, with translation MSAITLEKLIKWRREFHQYPEIGWSEFLTTAKIVKELRSLGLEVKVGPDVINQEFAFGRRRQVVEKGLAVAREHKVDEALLDEMKELTGCVAIFDSGKAGPTVALRFDIDCVGVNEATETKHRPHAENFASCHAGEMHACGHDGHISIGLGVAHWLVENKDKVVGKVKILFQPAEEGVRGARAMAESGIADDADYFLGAHLGFIANSGEIVINPTHFLCTTKYDFRFKGAPSHAGAEPELGRNALAGACHAATQMLGISRHGKGMSRINIGVLKAGEGRNVTPANAEMQIEVRGENEEINSFMAANAVRMAEGAAHSFQLEMESEIMGEAVDLTNDQELIDVMTKVVGKHSELTAVATRPFGGSEDATVLAKRVQRCGGKSLYFVVGADRTAGHHQAGFDFDEKQLMTAVNLYTGCLEELLK, from the coding sequence ATGTCAGCAATTACACTAGAAAAATTAATTAAATGGCGTCGTGAGTTTCACCAATATCCAGAAATTGGTTGGTCAGAATTTTTAACCACAGCAAAAATCGTTAAAGAATTACGTAGCTTAGGTTTAGAAGTTAAAGTTGGCCCAGACGTTATCAATCAAGAGTTTGCTTTTGGTCGCCGCCGTCAAGTCGTTGAAAAAGGTCTAGCTGTTGCAAGAGAGCATAAAGTTGATGAAGCTCTGCTTGATGAAATGAAAGAGCTAACGGGTTGCGTGGCTATCTTTGATAGTGGTAAAGCTGGCCCAACCGTAGCACTGCGTTTTGATATCGACTGTGTTGGTGTTAACGAAGCAACCGAAACTAAACACCGCCCTCATGCCGAGAACTTTGCTTCTTGTCACGCTGGCGAAATGCACGCTTGTGGTCACGATGGACACATTTCTATCGGTTTAGGTGTTGCTCACTGGTTAGTTGAGAATAAAGATAAAGTCGTTGGTAAAGTTAAAATCTTATTCCAACCAGCAGAAGAAGGTGTTCGTGGCGCTCGTGCGATGGCTGAAAGTGGTATCGCTGATGATGCAGATTACTTCTTAGGTGCACACTTAGGCTTTATCGCAAACAGTGGTGAAATTGTTATCAACCCAACACATTTCTTATGTACCACTAAATATGACTTCCGTTTTAAAGGTGCACCATCTCACGCAGGTGCAGAGCCTGAATTAGGTCGTAATGCGTTAGCAGGTGCTTGCCATGCAGCAACACAAATGCTGGGTATTTCTCGTCATGGTAAAGGGATGTCACGTATCAACATCGGTGTATTAAAAGCCGGTGAAGGCCGTAACGTCACCCCAGCTAATGCTGAGATGCAAATTGAAGTTCGTGGTGAAAACGAAGAGATCAACAGCTTTATGGCTGCAAATGCAGTACGTATGGCTGAAGGCGCAGCACATAGCTTCCAGTTAGAAATGGAAAGCGAGATTATGGGTGAAGCCGTTGACCTGACAAATGACCAAGAACTGATTGATGTTATGACCAAAGTTGTTGGTAAACATTCTGAGCTAACTGCGGTTGCAACGCGCCCATTCGGTGGTAGTGAAGATGCGACAGTATTAGCAAAACGTGTACAACGTTGTGGTGGTAAATCACTGTACTTCGTTGTTGGTGCTGATAGAACGGCGGGTCACCACCAAGCAGGCTTTGATTTCGATGAAAAACAATTAATGACCGCGGTTAATCTTTACACCGGTTGTTTAGAAGAATTACTGAAATAA
- the rpsI gene encoding 30S ribosomal protein S9, with translation MADNQYYGTGRRKSSSARVFIKPGSGNIVINKRSLEVYFGRETARMVVRQPLELVDMLGKLDLYITVKGGGISGQAGAIRHGITRALMEYDETLRSDLRKAGFVTRDARSVERKKVGLRKARRRPQFSKR, from the coding sequence ATGGCTGATAATCAATACTACGGCACAGGTCGCCGCAAAAGTTCTTCCGCACGTGTCTTCATTAAGCCAGGTAGCGGTAATATCGTAATCAACAAACGTAGCCTAGAAGTTTACTTCGGCCGCGAAACAGCGCGTATGGTTGTTCGTCAACCGCTGGAATTAGTTGATATGCTGGGTAAATTAGATTTATACATCACTGTTAAAGGTGGTGGTATTTCTGGTCAAGCTGGCGCGATCCGTCACGGTATCACTCGTGCACTGATGGAATATGATGAGACTCTACGTTCTGATCTGCGTAAAGCTGGTTTCGTAACCCGTGATGCGCGTTCTGTTGAACGTAAGAAAGTGGGTCTGCGTAAAGCACGTCGTCGTCCACAGTTCTCTAAACGTTAA
- the rplM gene encoding 50S ribosomal protein L13, translating into MKTFTAKPETVKRDWYVVDADGKTLGRLATEIASRLRGKHKAEYTPHVDTGDYIIVLNAEKVAVTGHKRTDKVYYRHTGHVGGIKQATFEEMIARSPERVIEIAVKGMLPKGPLGRAMYRKLKVYAGSEHNHAAQQPQVLDI; encoded by the coding sequence ATGAAAACTTTTACAGCTAAACCAGAAACCGTAAAACGCGACTGGTACGTTGTTGATGCAGACGGCAAAACTTTAGGCCGTTTAGCAACTGAAATTGCTAGCCGTTTACGCGGTAAGCACAAAGCGGAATACACTCCGCACGTTGATACTGGTGATTACATCATCGTTTTAAACGCTGAGAAAGTAGCGGTAACTGGTCATAAACGTACTGACAAAGTTTACTACCGTCATACTGGTCACGTAGGTGGTATCAAACAAGCGACTTTCGAAGAGATGATCGCCCGTAGTCCTGAGCGTGTAATCGAAATCGCGGTAAAAGGCATGCTGCCAAAAGGGCCTCTGGGTCGTGCGATGTACCGTAAACTGAAAGTTTACGCAGGATCTGAGCACAACCACGCGGCACAACAACCGCAAGTTCTGGACATTTAA